A part of Mycolicibacterium sp. TUM20985 genomic DNA contains:
- a CDS encoding glycosyltransferase produces the protein MRVVQVANFYGPRSGGLRTAVDRLGAEYCAAGHEVFLVVPGRDISTQVMDSRVVRISLPARQIPFTGGYRAVLPRPVAALLTQLRPDALEVSDRLTLRSLGPWGRRHDVATVMISHERLDRLAGQFLPRRLARAVADAANRRTAAQYDTVVCTTAFAREEFDRIDARNVLTVPLGVDLDQFHPRRRSVHVRNRWATQAQTLLVHCGRLSVEKHAHRSIDTLMALRDSGIDARLVVVGEGPLRTRLERQAARLPVAFTGFIGCRDTVASILASADVALAPGPHETFGLAALEALACGTPAVVSNTSALAEILTGESGAAADNDPHSIAKAVTALIGRPESSRRIGARLRAEQFSWPTSAAGMLDALGADSPPGPARR, from the coding sequence ATGCGGGTCGTACAGGTGGCGAACTTCTACGGTCCGCGGTCCGGCGGGTTGCGGACGGCCGTGGACCGACTTGGCGCGGAGTACTGTGCCGCGGGCCACGAGGTCTTCCTGGTGGTGCCGGGACGTGATATCTCGACACAGGTGATGGACTCCCGTGTGGTGCGTATTTCGTTGCCCGCCAGGCAGATTCCATTCACCGGCGGCTATCGCGCAGTGCTCCCGCGGCCGGTCGCCGCCCTGCTGACCCAGCTGCGGCCCGACGCCCTGGAGGTCTCCGACCGGTTGACCCTGCGCTCGCTGGGACCGTGGGGTCGTCGGCACGACGTCGCGACGGTGATGATCTCGCACGAACGGTTGGATCGGCTCGCGGGCCAGTTCCTGCCGCGTCGGTTGGCCCGCGCCGTCGCCGACGCCGCCAACCGCAGAACCGCGGCCCAGTACGACACGGTGGTCTGCACGACGGCGTTCGCGCGCGAGGAATTCGACCGCATCGACGCCCGCAACGTCCTCACGGTCCCACTCGGCGTCGACCTCGACCAGTTCCATCCCCGCAGGCGCTCGGTGCACGTCCGCAACCGCTGGGCGACGCAGGCGCAGACACTCCTGGTGCACTGCGGACGACTCTCGGTCGAGAAGCATGCCCACCGCAGCATCGATACCCTCATGGCTCTTCGTGATTCGGGTATCGACGCGCGGCTCGTCGTCGTGGGGGAGGGGCCGTTGCGCACCCGCCTCGAACGGCAAGCGGCTCGGCTGCCGGTCGCCTTCACCGGGTTCATCGGATGTCGCGACACGGTGGCGTCGATCCTGGCCTCGGCGGACGTGGCCCTGGCCCCCGGCCCGCACGAGACCTTCGGGTTGGCCGCGCTCGAAGCACTGGCCTGTGGAACGCCCGCGGTCGTCTCCAACACCTCGGCGCTGGCCGAGATCCTCACCGGTGAGAGCGGGGCCGCGGCCGACAACGATCCCCACTCGATCGCCAAGGCAGTCACGGCACTGATCGGCAGGCCCGAATCGTCCCGCCGCATCGGCGCCCGCCTGCGAGCCGAGCAGTTCTCCTGGCCGACGTCGGCGGCGGGGATGCTCGACGCCCTCGGTGCCGACTCCCCGCCAGGCCCGGCACGTCGTTGA
- a CDS encoding dienelactone hydrolase family protein: MTPLQRYIAEEIATDHVEGLMSRREAIRRLALIGVGATAASSLIAACSTAEKPADETATAEAPVTSSGAATESAPPPGIENAVETTPITWAGPRGELQAAFAAAETPKGAVLVIHENKGLTDWARSVAGRFAGIGYSGLAIDLLSGEGGTAKFTDPAEATAALSKISPQDFVADMRSGLEELQRRAPGVKVAAVGFCMGGGLVWQLLAAGEPQLAAAVPFYGPTPDGADFSRSKDVAVLGFYGSKDARVTGTKDAAQQALDKAGVVNELVVEEGADHAFFNDTSERYDPTAAADAWQRVQDWFTKYVG; the protein is encoded by the coding sequence GTGACTCCGCTGCAGCGCTACATCGCCGAAGAGATCGCTACCGACCACGTCGAGGGGTTGATGTCCCGACGCGAGGCGATCCGCCGACTGGCCCTCATCGGCGTCGGCGCCACCGCCGCCTCGAGCTTGATCGCGGCGTGTAGCACCGCCGAGAAACCCGCGGACGAGACCGCGACGGCCGAAGCGCCGGTCACCTCGAGCGGCGCGGCGACCGAGAGCGCCCCTCCGCCGGGGATCGAGAACGCCGTCGAGACGACACCCATCACGTGGGCGGGTCCGCGGGGCGAACTGCAGGCGGCCTTCGCGGCGGCCGAGACGCCGAAGGGCGCCGTCCTCGTCATCCACGAGAACAAGGGACTCACCGACTGGGCGCGCTCGGTGGCGGGTCGGTTTGCCGGCATCGGCTACTCGGGCCTCGCCATCGACCTGCTGTCGGGTGAGGGCGGCACGGCGAAGTTCACCGACCCCGCCGAAGCCACGGCGGCGCTGAGCAAGATCTCACCGCAGGACTTCGTCGCCGACATGAGGTCGGGCCTCGAGGAGTTACAGCGTCGCGCACCCGGGGTGAAGGTGGCGGCGGTGGGATTCTGCATGGGCGGCGGCCTCGTGTGGCAGCTGCTGGCCGCGGGTGAACCTCAGCTGGCCGCAGCCGTACCGTTCTACGGCCCGACGCCGGACGGCGCCGACTTCAGCAGATCCAAAGACGTCGCCGTGCTGGGGTTCTACGGCTCCAAGGATGCGCGCGTCACCGGGACCAAGGACGCCGCCCAGCAGGCGCTCGACAAAGCCGGCGTCGTCAACGAACTCGTCGTCGAAGAGGGCGCGGACCACGCGTTCTTCAACGACACGAGCGAGCGCTACGACCCCACCGCCGCCGCCGACGCCTGGCAGCGCGTGCAGGACTGGTTCACCAAGTACGTCGGCTGA
- a CDS encoding SDR family oxidoreductase, with amino-acid sequence MSSPVGHRALAGRVAVVAGATRGAGRGIAAALGEAGATVVCTGRTSSVVDLASDYDRPETIEETAELVSELGGVGVAVPTDHLDVGRVRALADRLRRDYGGIDVLVNDVWGAEVLKGPPSTWDRPMWQHDLEDGLRILRLGVDTHLITSHCLLPLLITRPGGLLVEVTDGTAEFNAHHYRISAFYDLAKVSVNRIAFSQGHDLAPFGGTALSVTPGWLRSEMMLENYGVSASNWRDALDPARTGGGLVAPAAFTESETPRFVGRGIAAIAADPDRARWNQRSASSVELARHYGFTDVDGRQPDAWAEQ; translated from the coding sequence ATGTCCTCGCCCGTCGGCCACCGCGCTCTCGCCGGCCGTGTCGCCGTGGTCGCCGGGGCCACCCGGGGTGCGGGCCGCGGGATCGCGGCGGCTCTGGGCGAAGCCGGCGCCACCGTCGTGTGCACCGGGCGCACCAGCTCCGTCGTAGACCTGGCCTCCGATTACGACCGACCCGAAACCATCGAGGAGACAGCGGAACTCGTCAGTGAACTCGGCGGAGTCGGCGTCGCGGTGCCGACCGACCACTTGGACGTCGGTCGGGTGCGGGCACTGGCGGATCGACTCCGGCGCGACTACGGCGGGATCGACGTCCTCGTCAACGACGTGTGGGGAGCGGAGGTCCTGAAGGGGCCGCCGTCGACCTGGGACCGCCCGATGTGGCAGCACGACCTCGAGGACGGACTCCGCATCCTGCGTCTGGGTGTCGACACCCACCTCATCACGTCGCACTGTCTGCTGCCGCTGCTGATCACCCGGCCGGGTGGTCTGCTCGTCGAGGTGACCGACGGTACGGCCGAGTTCAATGCGCACCACTACCGGATCTCGGCGTTCTACGACCTCGCCAAGGTGTCGGTGAACAGGATCGCCTTCAGTCAGGGTCACGACCTGGCGCCGTTCGGCGGTACCGCGCTCTCGGTCACGCCCGGCTGGCTGCGCTCGGAGATGATGCTCGAGAACTATGGTGTGAGCGCGTCGAACTGGCGCGACGCGCTGGACCCGGCGCGCACGGGCGGTGGTCTCGTCGCACCCGCGGCCTTCACCGAGTCGGAGACGCCGCGGTTCGTGGGTCGCGGGATCGCGGCCATCGCCGCGGACCCCGATCGGGCCCGCTGGAATCAACGGTCGGCGAGCTCGGTGGAGCTGGCCCGCCACTACGGCTTCACCGATGTGGACGGCCGCCAACCCGACGCGTGGGCCGAACAGTAG
- a CDS encoding N-acyl-D-amino-acid deacylase family protein — MTYDTIIRNGRWFDGTGAASAVRDVGIRGGHVVAISADPLDDTECPQVIDATGDWVLPGMLDIHTHYDVEVLNGPALAESLRHGVTTIMLGSCSLSTIHIDGTQAGDLFGRVEAIPREHVIAAVDGRKTWRTCEEYVQALERLPLGPNLSAFIGHSDMRTAVMGLDRATRKEERPSRREQAEMERMLAEALDAGFVGMSSMQLLFDKLDGDVCRSRTLPSTYAKAKEQRRLKTLLRKAGRVLQSGPNIENPLNLGSQIAQSLGIVRRPLKTSLLSAADVKSNPFAITMMGPVARLVNRLGGDFRWQHLPVPFEVYADGIDLVIFEEFGAGAAALHLRDEVERNEMMRDEQYRRRFRKEYESKFGLRVWHRDFFDAHIVECPDAGVIGKSFGEVGIDRGGLHPVDAFLDLVLEHGKALRWRTTISNHRPEVLKKLASDPGVQMGFSDAGAHLRNMAFYNMGLRLLRHVRDAEAAGDPFMTIEQAVHRLTGELADWYRIDAGHLRIGDRADVVIVDPARLDERLDAYAEEPVAQYGGLSRMVNRNAETVKAVFVGGRAVFLDGEATELVGRRRTGRFLRAAHKSPAIPTQKGELTSVG; from the coding sequence GTGACCTACGACACGATCATCCGAAACGGCCGGTGGTTCGACGGCACCGGCGCGGCCTCCGCGGTGCGCGACGTCGGCATTCGCGGCGGTCACGTCGTCGCGATCTCCGCCGACCCTCTCGACGACACCGAGTGCCCGCAGGTGATCGATGCCACCGGTGACTGGGTGCTCCCGGGAATGCTGGACATCCACACCCACTACGACGTCGAGGTGCTGAACGGGCCCGCGTTGGCGGAGTCGTTGCGCCACGGGGTGACGACGATAATGCTCGGCTCCTGCTCGCTGTCGACGATTCACATCGACGGCACGCAGGCGGGTGACCTCTTCGGCCGGGTCGAGGCCATCCCGCGGGAACACGTGATCGCGGCGGTGGACGGACGCAAGACCTGGCGCACCTGCGAGGAATACGTCCAGGCGCTGGAACGGCTTCCGCTGGGCCCCAACCTCTCCGCGTTCATCGGGCACTCCGACATGCGGACGGCGGTCATGGGTCTGGACCGGGCGACGCGCAAGGAGGAGCGTCCCAGCCGCCGTGAACAGGCGGAGATGGAGCGCATGCTCGCCGAGGCGCTCGACGCCGGGTTCGTCGGCATGTCGTCGATGCAGTTGCTCTTCGACAAGTTGGACGGTGACGTCTGCCGTTCGCGCACCCTGCCGTCGACCTATGCCAAGGCCAAGGAGCAGCGCCGGCTGAAGACGTTGTTGCGCAAGGCAGGACGGGTTCTGCAATCCGGCCCGAACATCGAGAACCCGTTGAATCTAGGCTCTCAGATCGCCCAGTCGCTCGGCATCGTTCGACGTCCGCTCAAGACCAGCCTGTTGTCGGCGGCCGACGTGAAGTCAAACCCATTCGCGATCACGATGATGGGTCCAGTCGCGCGGCTGGTCAATCGTCTCGGCGGAGACTTCCGCTGGCAGCATCTGCCCGTGCCGTTCGAGGTGTATGCCGATGGCATCGACCTGGTCATCTTCGAGGAGTTCGGGGCGGGCGCCGCGGCGCTGCACCTGCGCGACGAGGTCGAGCGCAACGAGATGATGCGCGACGAGCAGTACCGCCGCCGGTTCCGCAAGGAGTACGAGAGCAAGTTCGGCCTGCGGGTGTGGCACCGCGACTTCTTCGATGCCCACATCGTCGAGTGCCCGGACGCCGGCGTGATCGGCAAGTCGTTCGGCGAGGTCGGCATCGACCGCGGTGGTCTGCATCCGGTCGACGCCTTCCTCGACCTCGTTCTCGAACACGGCAAGGCGTTGCGGTGGCGCACCACCATCTCCAACCACCGGCCCGAGGTGCTGAAGAAACTCGCCAGTGATCCCGGTGTGCAGATGGGCTTCTCCGATGCGGGTGCGCACCTGCGCAACATGGCGTTCTACAACATGGGGTTGCGCCTGCTACGCCACGTCCGCGACGCGGAAGCGGCCGGTGATCCGTTCATGACCATCGAGCAGGCGGTGCACCGGCTCACCGGTGAACTGGCCGACTGGTACCGCATCGACGCCGGGCACCTGCGCATCGGCGATCGCGCCGACGTCGTCATCGTCGACCCGGCCCGCCTCGACGAGCGCCTCGACGCCTACGCCGAGGAACCGGTGGCGCAGTACGGCGGGCTGTCGCGGATGGTCAACCGCAACGCCGAGACGGTCAAGGCCGTCTTCGTCGGCGGCCGGGCGGTGTTCCTCGACGGTGAGGCCACCGAGCTGGTCGGCCGCCGCCGCACGGGGCGCTTCCTCCGTGCTGCGCACAAGTCCCCCGCCATCCCAACGCAGAAGGGTGAGTTGACAAGTGTCGGTTGA